Genomic window (Verrucomicrobiia bacterium):
CTCCATCCGCCGGGCCAGGGCGAGCGCATCCAGGGTTTCAGTGCCGCGCGACGATTCCATCAATTCAATTACGAGGCGGATGCTTTCGTGAGCTTCGCGGGCGGCCGCTTGAAGTAATTCCTGGAATTTATCGCCTTTGCCGAACAACTGTTGGAAAGAAAACATGCGCAGGCTAGTTGTCGCCAAACCAGCCCGGAAAGTCCATTAAAAACATTGTGAATCCGCCATCCATCTTCGACCCCGCACCGAATCGGGCCTGGTGCGGTCGGTTTTCGATGGCTGGGTCGAAATGGATTTGGTGGTGGCAACAACATCTTTCGGGCGGCTGGGCTATCCAAGGGGGAGGCGCAATTCCGGCTCATCCATATGGGCGCGGACGGAAAAGCGCGCATCCGGGCGTTTTTGGTAAAAAAACTTGTTGCGAGTGAATCGGCGTTTGTTAATCTCTCGCTTCCGTTTATCTGGCGGTAAACAAGCTCCCAGCAACGGTTGAAGAATTTAGCAAATGCCGACAATCAATCAGTTGGTCCGCAAGGGCCGCAATAAAATCAAGTACCAGTCCAAGTCTCCGGCGCTGGAAAGAGCGCCGTTTCGTCGTGGCGTCTGCGTTCAGGTGATGACGCGTACGCCCAAGAAACCGAACTCCGCCATGCGGAAGGTGGCCAAGGTCCGGTTGACCAATGGTTATGAGGTCATTGCCTACATTCCCGATGAGGGGCACAACTTGCAGGAGCACTCGATTGTTTTGATTCGAGGCGGTCGGGTGAAGGATCTGCCCGGCGTGCGCTACCATATCGTCCGGGGCACGTTGGATGCCGCTGGCGTGGAAAAGCGGCGCGTCAGCCGTTCCAAGTATGGCGTCAAGCGTCCGAAGGAAGCCAAGGCCGCCGCGAAGTAATCCTCAGGAGATTTTTTAGAAAGCTATGTCACGTCGTCGTCAAGCCACCAAACGTCCGTTGGTTCAGGATGGAAAATATCAGAGTACGCTGGTCTCGCGGCTCGTTAACACGGTGATGATTTCTGGAAAGAAAAGCACCGCGCAGCGCATTGTGTATCGCGCGTTTGATCAACTCTCGGAGAAGAATCCCGCCAGCGATCCGGTGGAGATTCTGCAACGGGCCGTGGATAATGCCAAACCGCGGATTGAAACCAAGGCGCGTCGCGTGGGCGGCGCCACCTATCAGGTGCCGTTGGAAGTATCCTCGGATCGGCAGGTGGCTCTCGCGTTGCGTTGGATTGTGGGCTTTGCCGACGGCCGTAAAGGCACTTCCATGAGCCAGGCGCTGGCCGCTGAGATCATGGAGGCGTTTCAAGGGCAGGGCGGCGCCATCCGCAAGCGGGACGACGTTCACAAAATGGCGCAAGCGAACAAGGCCTTCGCCCACTTCCGTTGGTAGGCTCCAGATTTTAACACGCCCCGGGAGCCATTGGCTCGGGGCGTTTTTTTTACCACAGACATAATTATGACCGCACCTGTAGCAGAAACGAAATCGTTGAATTCGCCCAACCGCGAATACACGCTGGAACACACCCGTAATATCGGCATTGCCGCGCACATTGACGCCGGCAAG
Coding sequences:
- the rpsL gene encoding 30S ribosomal protein S12, which encodes MPTINQLVRKGRNKIKYQSKSPALERAPFRRGVCVQVMTRTPKKPNSAMRKVAKVRLTNGYEVIAYIPDEGHNLQEHSIVLIRGGRVKDLPGVRYHIVRGTLDAAGVEKRRVSRSKYGVKRPKEAKAAAK
- the rpsG gene encoding 30S ribosomal protein S7, whose translation is MSRRRQATKRPLVQDGKYQSTLVSRLVNTVMISGKKSTAQRIVYRAFDQLSEKNPASDPVEILQRAVDNAKPRIETKARRVGGATYQVPLEVSSDRQVALALRWIVGFADGRKGTSMSQALAAEIMEAFQGQGGAIRKRDDVHKMAQANKAFAHFRW